A region from the Hippopotamus amphibius kiboko isolate mHipAmp2 chromosome 15, mHipAmp2.hap2, whole genome shotgun sequence genome encodes:
- the ZFP62 gene encoding zinc finger protein 62 homolog isoform X3: MSHLKTRGTEDEESTEKYENIGNTECVWPKVEGLHKDHMQESKVGETCDWDSKVENQMDKPEGKRMKEDKSGIREKIGKGKNTTNIKTEQEDEASEKSLLLSSKHVTHQTVHLGQKSSEQGKCVESINGNFHPSLQKTSAVKKSHKCDDCGKSFKYNSRLVQHKIMHTGEKRYECDDCGGTFRSSSSLRVHKRIHTGEKPYKCEECGKAYMSYSSLINHKSTHSGEKNCKCDECGKSFNYSSVLDQHKRIHTGEKPYECGECGKAFRNSSGLRVHKRIHTGEKPYECDICGKTFSNSSGLRVHKRIHTGEKPYECDECGKAFITCRTLLNHKSIHFGDKPYKCDECEKSFNYSSLLIQHKVIHTGEKPYECDECGKAFRNSSGLIVHKRIHTGEKPYKCDVCGKAFSYSSGLAVHKSIHPGKKAHECKECGKSFSYNSLLLQHKTIHTGERPYVCDVCGKTFRNNSGLKVHRRLHTGEKPYKCDVCGKAYISRSSLKNHKGIHLGEKPYKCSYCEKSFNYSSALEQHKRIHTREKPFGCDECGKAFRNNSGLKVHKRIHTGERPYKCEECGKAYISLSSLINHKSVHPGEKPYKCDECEKAFITYRTLINHKKIHLGEKPYKCDVCEKSFNYTSLLSQHRRVHTREKPYECDRCEKVFRNNSSLKVHKRIHTGEKPYECDVCGKAYISHSSLINHKSTHPGKTPYTCDECGKAFFSSRTLISHKRVHLGEKPFKCVECGKSFSYSSLLSQHKRIHTGEKPYVCDWCGKAFRNSSGLTVHKRIHTGLTLGREEPDSCGKLKEGDHEDESKNQ; encoded by the exons TGTCACATTTGAAGACGAGGGGCACTGAGGATGAGGAATCAACtgaaaagtatgaaaatattGGAAATACAGAATGTGTGTGGCCAAAAGTGGAAGGTCTTCACAAGGATCATATGCAGGAATCAAAGGTTGGTGAAACTTGTGATTGGGATAGCAAGGTAGAGAATCAGATGGACAAGCCTgagggaaaaagaatgaaggaagacaAAAGTGGCATCAGGGAAAAGATTGGCAAAGGCAAGAATACAACAAATATAAAGACAGAACAAGAAGATGAGGCATCTGAGAAAAGCTTACTTCTGAGCTCAAAACATGTTACACACCAGACTGTCCATTTAGGACAGAAAAGCAGTGAACAAGGCAAATGTGTGGAGAGCATTAATGGAAACTTTCATCCCAGTCTGCAGAAAACCAGTGCTGTTAAGAAATCACATAAATGTGATGACTGTGGGAAATCCTTCAAATATAATTCCCGACTTGTTCAACATAAAATTATGCATACTGGTGAAAAACGCTATGAGTGCGATGACTGTGGCGGGACTTTTCGGAGCAGCTCTAGCCTTCGAGTCCACAAGCGGATCCATACTGGGGAGAAGCCGTACAAGTGtgaggaatgtgggaaagcctacATGTCCTACTCCAGCCTTATAAACCACAAGAGCACCCATTCTGGGGAAAAGAACTGTAAGTGTGATGAGTGTGGAAAATCCTTCAATTATAGCTCTGTTTTGGACCAACATAAGAGgatccacactggggagaagccctatgAATGTGGTGAGTGTGGAAAGGCCTTCAGGAACAGCTCTGGTCTCAGAGTCCACAAAAGGATCCACACAGGTGAGAAGCCCTATGAATGTGACATCTGTGGGAAAACCTTCAGTAATAGCTCTGGCCTTAGAGTGCACAAAAGGATTCACACAGGGGAGAAGCCCTATGAATGTGATGAGTGTGGGAAGGCTTTCATTACTTGCAGAACACTTCTAAATCATAAAAGCATCCACTTTGGAGATAAACCTTATAAATGTGATGAGTGtgaaaaatcatttaattatAGCTCTCTCCTCATTCAGCATAAAGTCATCCACACcggagagaaaccttatgaatgtgatgaatgtgggaaggcctttagaAACAGCTCAGGTCTTATAGTGCATAAAAGGatccacacaggagagaaaccttacaaatgtgatGTCTGTGGCAAAGCATTCAGCTATAGCTCAGGCCTTGCAGTCCATAAaagcattcaccctgggaagaAAGCCCATGAATGTAAGGAGTGTGGAAAATCATTCAGTTATAACTCACTTCTTCTTCAACATAAAACaattcacactggagagagaCCTTATGTATGTGATGTGTGTGGAAAAACTTTCAGAAACAATTCAGGACTCAAAGTCCACAGGCGGCTCCATACTGGGGAAAAACCATATAAGTGTGATGTGTGTGGAAAAGCCTATATCTCACGCTCTAGCCTTAAAAACCACAAAGGAATCCATCTTGGGGAGAAGCCCTATAAATGTAGTTATTGTGAGAAATCCTTCAATTACAGCTCTGCCCTTGAACAGCATAAAAGGATTCATACAAGGGAGAAACCCTTTGGGTGTGATGagtgtggaaaagccttcagaAATAACTCAGGCCTTAAAGTACATAAACGAATCCACACTGGGGAGAGACCTTACAAATGtgaagaatgtgggaaagcctacATCTCACTCTCAAGCCTTATAAATCATAAAAGTGTACACCCTGGGGAAAAGCCCTATAAGTGTGATGAGTGTGAAAAAGCCTTCATCACATACCGAACCCTTATAAATCACAAAAAAATTCATCTTGGGGAGAAGCCCTACAAATGCGATGTGTGTGAGAAATCGTTTAATTACACCTCACTCCTTTCTCAACACAGAAGGGTCCACACTAGagaaaaaccctatgaatgtgACAGGTGTGAGAAGGTCTTCAGAAACAACTCAAGCCTTAAAGTGCATAAAagaattcatactggtgagaagCCCTATGAATGTGATGTGTGTGGAAAAGCGTACATCTCACACTCAAGCCTTATTAACCATAAAAGTACCCATCCTGGCAAGACACCTTACACATGCGATGAATGTGGAAAAGCTTTTTTCTCAAGCAGAACTCTTATAAGCCATAAAAGAGTCCATCTTGGGGAGAAACCCTTCAAATGTGTTGAGTGTGGAAAATCTTTTAGTTACAGCTCTCTCCTTTCTCAACACAAGAGGATCCATACAGGGGAAAAACCCTATGTGTGTGATTGGTGTGGGAAGGCATTCAGGAACAGCTCAGGCCTCACAGTGCATAAAAGGATCCACACAG GGCTCACTCTCGGTCGTGAAGAGCCAGATAGTTGTGGCAAG ttaaaggaAGGTGATCACGAAGATgagagcaaaaatcaatga
- the ZFP62 gene encoding zinc finger protein 62 homolog isoform X1, with translation MSHLKTRGTEDEESTEKYENIGNTECVWPKVEGLHKDHMQESKVGETCDWDSKVENQMDKPEGKRMKEDKSGIREKIGKGKNTTNIKTEQEDEASEKSLLLSSKHVTHQTVHLGQKSSEQGKCVESINGNFHPSLQKTSAVKKSHKCDDCGKSFKYNSRLVQHKIMHTGEKRYECDDCGGTFRSSSSLRVHKRIHTGEKPYKCEECGKAYMSYSSLINHKSTHSGEKNCKCDECGKSFNYSSVLDQHKRIHTGEKPYECGECGKAFRNSSGLRVHKRIHTGEKPYECDICGKTFSNSSGLRVHKRIHTGEKPYECDECGKAFITCRTLLNHKSIHFGDKPYKCDECEKSFNYSSLLIQHKVIHTGEKPYECDECGKAFRNSSGLIVHKRIHTGEKPYKCDVCGKAFSYSSGLAVHKSIHPGKKAHECKECGKSFSYNSLLLQHKTIHTGERPYVCDVCGKTFRNNSGLKVHRRLHTGEKPYKCDVCGKAYISRSSLKNHKGIHLGEKPYKCSYCEKSFNYSSALEQHKRIHTREKPFGCDECGKAFRNNSGLKVHKRIHTGERPYKCEECGKAYISLSSLINHKSVHPGEKPYKCDECEKAFITYRTLINHKKIHLGEKPYKCDVCEKSFNYTSLLSQHRRVHTREKPYECDRCEKVFRNNSSLKVHKRIHTGEKPYECDVCGKAYISHSSLINHKSTHPGKTPYTCDECGKAFFSSRTLISHKRVHLGEKPFKCVECGKSFSYSSLLSQHKRIHTGEKPYVCDWCGKAFRNSSGLTVHKRIHTGEKPYRCDECGKAYISHSSLINHKSVHSGQQPYNCECGKSFNYRSVLDQHKRIHTGKKPYQCNECGKAFNIRSNLTKHKRTHTGEESLNVTYVGSHSGTSQKRTHEAGNALDGTRMSMSL, from the coding sequence TGTCACATTTGAAGACGAGGGGCACTGAGGATGAGGAATCAACtgaaaagtatgaaaatattGGAAATACAGAATGTGTGTGGCCAAAAGTGGAAGGTCTTCACAAGGATCATATGCAGGAATCAAAGGTTGGTGAAACTTGTGATTGGGATAGCAAGGTAGAGAATCAGATGGACAAGCCTgagggaaaaagaatgaaggaagacaAAAGTGGCATCAGGGAAAAGATTGGCAAAGGCAAGAATACAACAAATATAAAGACAGAACAAGAAGATGAGGCATCTGAGAAAAGCTTACTTCTGAGCTCAAAACATGTTACACACCAGACTGTCCATTTAGGACAGAAAAGCAGTGAACAAGGCAAATGTGTGGAGAGCATTAATGGAAACTTTCATCCCAGTCTGCAGAAAACCAGTGCTGTTAAGAAATCACATAAATGTGATGACTGTGGGAAATCCTTCAAATATAATTCCCGACTTGTTCAACATAAAATTATGCATACTGGTGAAAAACGCTATGAGTGCGATGACTGTGGCGGGACTTTTCGGAGCAGCTCTAGCCTTCGAGTCCACAAGCGGATCCATACTGGGGAGAAGCCGTACAAGTGtgaggaatgtgggaaagcctacATGTCCTACTCCAGCCTTATAAACCACAAGAGCACCCATTCTGGGGAAAAGAACTGTAAGTGTGATGAGTGTGGAAAATCCTTCAATTATAGCTCTGTTTTGGACCAACATAAGAGgatccacactggggagaagccctatgAATGTGGTGAGTGTGGAAAGGCCTTCAGGAACAGCTCTGGTCTCAGAGTCCACAAAAGGATCCACACAGGTGAGAAGCCCTATGAATGTGACATCTGTGGGAAAACCTTCAGTAATAGCTCTGGCCTTAGAGTGCACAAAAGGATTCACACAGGGGAGAAGCCCTATGAATGTGATGAGTGTGGGAAGGCTTTCATTACTTGCAGAACACTTCTAAATCATAAAAGCATCCACTTTGGAGATAAACCTTATAAATGTGATGAGTGtgaaaaatcatttaattatAGCTCTCTCCTCATTCAGCATAAAGTCATCCACACcggagagaaaccttatgaatgtgatgaatgtgggaaggcctttagaAACAGCTCAGGTCTTATAGTGCATAAAAGGatccacacaggagagaaaccttacaaatgtgatGTCTGTGGCAAAGCATTCAGCTATAGCTCAGGCCTTGCAGTCCATAAaagcattcaccctgggaagaAAGCCCATGAATGTAAGGAGTGTGGAAAATCATTCAGTTATAACTCACTTCTTCTTCAACATAAAACaattcacactggagagagaCCTTATGTATGTGATGTGTGTGGAAAAACTTTCAGAAACAATTCAGGACTCAAAGTCCACAGGCGGCTCCATACTGGGGAAAAACCATATAAGTGTGATGTGTGTGGAAAAGCCTATATCTCACGCTCTAGCCTTAAAAACCACAAAGGAATCCATCTTGGGGAGAAGCCCTATAAATGTAGTTATTGTGAGAAATCCTTCAATTACAGCTCTGCCCTTGAACAGCATAAAAGGATTCATACAAGGGAGAAACCCTTTGGGTGTGATGagtgtggaaaagccttcagaAATAACTCAGGCCTTAAAGTACATAAACGAATCCACACTGGGGAGAGACCTTACAAATGtgaagaatgtgggaaagcctacATCTCACTCTCAAGCCTTATAAATCATAAAAGTGTACACCCTGGGGAAAAGCCCTATAAGTGTGATGAGTGTGAAAAAGCCTTCATCACATACCGAACCCTTATAAATCACAAAAAAATTCATCTTGGGGAGAAGCCCTACAAATGCGATGTGTGTGAGAAATCGTTTAATTACACCTCACTCCTTTCTCAACACAGAAGGGTCCACACTAGagaaaaaccctatgaatgtgACAGGTGTGAGAAGGTCTTCAGAAACAACTCAAGCCTTAAAGTGCATAAAagaattcatactggtgagaagCCCTATGAATGTGATGTGTGTGGAAAAGCGTACATCTCACACTCAAGCCTTATTAACCATAAAAGTACCCATCCTGGCAAGACACCTTACACATGCGATGAATGTGGAAAAGCTTTTTTCTCAAGCAGAACTCTTATAAGCCATAAAAGAGTCCATCTTGGGGAGAAACCCTTCAAATGTGTTGAGTGTGGAAAATCTTTTAGTTACAGCTCTCTCCTTTCTCAACACAAGAGGATCCATACAGGGGAAAAACCCTATGTGTGTGATTGGTGTGGGAAGGCATTCAGGAACAGCTCAGGCCTCACAGTGCATAAAAGGATCCACACAGGTGAGAAACCCTATAGATGTGATGAGTGTGGGAAGGCATACATCTCACACTCGAGTCTTATCAACCATAAAAGTGTCCACAGTGGGCAGCAGCCCTATAATTGTGAGTGTGGGAAATCCTTTAATTATAGATCAGTCCTTGACCAACACAAAAGGATCCACACTGGAAAGAAGCCATACCAATGTAACGAGTGTGGGAAGGCTTTCAATATCAGATCAAATCTCACCAAGCATAAAAGAACCCATACTGGAGAGGAATCTTTAAATGTGACATATGTGGGAAGTCATAGTGGCACATCACAGAAGAGAACTCACGAGGCAGGGAATGCTCTGGATGGGACCAGGATGAGCATGTCTCTGTAG
- the ZFP62 gene encoding zinc finger protein 62 homolog isoform X2, protein MQESKVGETCDWDSKVENQMDKPEGKRMKEDKSGIREKIGKGKNTTNIKTEQEDEASEKSLLLSSKHVTHQTVHLGQKSSEQGKCVESINGNFHPSLQKTSAVKKSHKCDDCGKSFKYNSRLVQHKIMHTGEKRYECDDCGGTFRSSSSLRVHKRIHTGEKPYKCEECGKAYMSYSSLINHKSTHSGEKNCKCDECGKSFNYSSVLDQHKRIHTGEKPYECGECGKAFRNSSGLRVHKRIHTGEKPYECDICGKTFSNSSGLRVHKRIHTGEKPYECDECGKAFITCRTLLNHKSIHFGDKPYKCDECEKSFNYSSLLIQHKVIHTGEKPYECDECGKAFRNSSGLIVHKRIHTGEKPYKCDVCGKAFSYSSGLAVHKSIHPGKKAHECKECGKSFSYNSLLLQHKTIHTGERPYVCDVCGKTFRNNSGLKVHRRLHTGEKPYKCDVCGKAYISRSSLKNHKGIHLGEKPYKCSYCEKSFNYSSALEQHKRIHTREKPFGCDECGKAFRNNSGLKVHKRIHTGERPYKCEECGKAYISLSSLINHKSVHPGEKPYKCDECEKAFITYRTLINHKKIHLGEKPYKCDVCEKSFNYTSLLSQHRRVHTREKPYECDRCEKVFRNNSSLKVHKRIHTGEKPYECDVCGKAYISHSSLINHKSTHPGKTPYTCDECGKAFFSSRTLISHKRVHLGEKPFKCVECGKSFSYSSLLSQHKRIHTGEKPYVCDWCGKAFRNSSGLTVHKRIHTGEKPYRCDECGKAYISHSSLINHKSVHSGQQPYNCECGKSFNYRSVLDQHKRIHTGKKPYQCNECGKAFNIRSNLTKHKRTHTGEESLNVTYVGSHSGTSQKRTHEAGNALDGTRMSMSL, encoded by the coding sequence ATGCAGGAATCAAAGGTTGGTGAAACTTGTGATTGGGATAGCAAGGTAGAGAATCAGATGGACAAGCCTgagggaaaaagaatgaaggaagacaAAAGTGGCATCAGGGAAAAGATTGGCAAAGGCAAGAATACAACAAATATAAAGACAGAACAAGAAGATGAGGCATCTGAGAAAAGCTTACTTCTGAGCTCAAAACATGTTACACACCAGACTGTCCATTTAGGACAGAAAAGCAGTGAACAAGGCAAATGTGTGGAGAGCATTAATGGAAACTTTCATCCCAGTCTGCAGAAAACCAGTGCTGTTAAGAAATCACATAAATGTGATGACTGTGGGAAATCCTTCAAATATAATTCCCGACTTGTTCAACATAAAATTATGCATACTGGTGAAAAACGCTATGAGTGCGATGACTGTGGCGGGACTTTTCGGAGCAGCTCTAGCCTTCGAGTCCACAAGCGGATCCATACTGGGGAGAAGCCGTACAAGTGtgaggaatgtgggaaagcctacATGTCCTACTCCAGCCTTATAAACCACAAGAGCACCCATTCTGGGGAAAAGAACTGTAAGTGTGATGAGTGTGGAAAATCCTTCAATTATAGCTCTGTTTTGGACCAACATAAGAGgatccacactggggagaagccctatgAATGTGGTGAGTGTGGAAAGGCCTTCAGGAACAGCTCTGGTCTCAGAGTCCACAAAAGGATCCACACAGGTGAGAAGCCCTATGAATGTGACATCTGTGGGAAAACCTTCAGTAATAGCTCTGGCCTTAGAGTGCACAAAAGGATTCACACAGGGGAGAAGCCCTATGAATGTGATGAGTGTGGGAAGGCTTTCATTACTTGCAGAACACTTCTAAATCATAAAAGCATCCACTTTGGAGATAAACCTTATAAATGTGATGAGTGtgaaaaatcatttaattatAGCTCTCTCCTCATTCAGCATAAAGTCATCCACACcggagagaaaccttatgaatgtgatgaatgtgggaaggcctttagaAACAGCTCAGGTCTTATAGTGCATAAAAGGatccacacaggagagaaaccttacaaatgtgatGTCTGTGGCAAAGCATTCAGCTATAGCTCAGGCCTTGCAGTCCATAAaagcattcaccctgggaagaAAGCCCATGAATGTAAGGAGTGTGGAAAATCATTCAGTTATAACTCACTTCTTCTTCAACATAAAACaattcacactggagagagaCCTTATGTATGTGATGTGTGTGGAAAAACTTTCAGAAACAATTCAGGACTCAAAGTCCACAGGCGGCTCCATACTGGGGAAAAACCATATAAGTGTGATGTGTGTGGAAAAGCCTATATCTCACGCTCTAGCCTTAAAAACCACAAAGGAATCCATCTTGGGGAGAAGCCCTATAAATGTAGTTATTGTGAGAAATCCTTCAATTACAGCTCTGCCCTTGAACAGCATAAAAGGATTCATACAAGGGAGAAACCCTTTGGGTGTGATGagtgtggaaaagccttcagaAATAACTCAGGCCTTAAAGTACATAAACGAATCCACACTGGGGAGAGACCTTACAAATGtgaagaatgtgggaaagcctacATCTCACTCTCAAGCCTTATAAATCATAAAAGTGTACACCCTGGGGAAAAGCCCTATAAGTGTGATGAGTGTGAAAAAGCCTTCATCACATACCGAACCCTTATAAATCACAAAAAAATTCATCTTGGGGAGAAGCCCTACAAATGCGATGTGTGTGAGAAATCGTTTAATTACACCTCACTCCTTTCTCAACACAGAAGGGTCCACACTAGagaaaaaccctatgaatgtgACAGGTGTGAGAAGGTCTTCAGAAACAACTCAAGCCTTAAAGTGCATAAAagaattcatactggtgagaagCCCTATGAATGTGATGTGTGTGGAAAAGCGTACATCTCACACTCAAGCCTTATTAACCATAAAAGTACCCATCCTGGCAAGACACCTTACACATGCGATGAATGTGGAAAAGCTTTTTTCTCAAGCAGAACTCTTATAAGCCATAAAAGAGTCCATCTTGGGGAGAAACCCTTCAAATGTGTTGAGTGTGGAAAATCTTTTAGTTACAGCTCTCTCCTTTCTCAACACAAGAGGATCCATACAGGGGAAAAACCCTATGTGTGTGATTGGTGTGGGAAGGCATTCAGGAACAGCTCAGGCCTCACAGTGCATAAAAGGATCCACACAGGTGAGAAACCCTATAGATGTGATGAGTGTGGGAAGGCATACATCTCACACTCGAGTCTTATCAACCATAAAAGTGTCCACAGTGGGCAGCAGCCCTATAATTGTGAGTGTGGGAAATCCTTTAATTATAGATCAGTCCTTGACCAACACAAAAGGATCCACACTGGAAAGAAGCCATACCAATGTAACGAGTGTGGGAAGGCTTTCAATATCAGATCAAATCTCACCAAGCATAAAAGAACCCATACTGGAGAGGAATCTTTAAATGTGACATATGTGGGAAGTCATAGTGGCACATCACAGAAGAGAACTCACGAGGCAGGGAATGCTCTGGATGGGACCAGGATGAGCATGTCTCTGTAG